A window of the Comamonas sp. Y33R10-2 genome harbors these coding sequences:
- a CDS encoding Fe-S oxidoreductase, with the protein MTAPLLPLAANTAPAITAPTAVTPVAGPTAIASGFAAAVQAAPAANAASPANSASTSGPVAATPSVTTAQWSPQALQNLRLQAFEQLIAQLALQVQARPSANPANWPAHGLPAATMQWLQQLLSNLQVQVPGALPTLQPLQLLAAQPGSPALMQALVNAANGASTGSGLSSAMQTAAALSSTTAAALQTSNATGQMATPGIADERASAGKLPVLQNWWVQQGSLLTPQGERGFSITLQVPSHWAQTMGAAVIGSASAAQSTPQSGFAPTSTGLRMPWPEGSMPPPSGPLALVLQAQGAPASQRTSALLWLDLQTAPHAPASSAALPVTSPAPALAQEMQQVLQNKADPWLLMSAAQAANAFALTRPPLGEHRSHLCTTEGCQYQGRAPCAQPFCTEMNRIWASTRMEPI; encoded by the coding sequence ATGACTGCGCCCCTCCTACCTCTTGCGGCTAACACCGCTCCAGCCATAACAGCCCCCACAGCGGTCACTCCTGTAGCGGGGCCGACAGCCATCGCCTCTGGGTTTGCTGCAGCGGTACAAGCCGCACCCGCCGCCAATGCAGCTAGCCCCGCTAATTCCGCCAGTACTTCAGGACCTGTCGCAGCCACACCCAGCGTCACCACAGCCCAGTGGTCACCGCAGGCGCTGCAAAATCTGCGATTGCAGGCGTTTGAGCAGCTCATTGCTCAACTGGCCTTGCAAGTGCAAGCCAGGCCCAGCGCAAATCCTGCCAACTGGCCGGCACACGGTTTGCCTGCGGCCACCATGCAATGGCTGCAGCAACTCCTGAGCAACTTGCAGGTTCAAGTTCCGGGCGCTTTACCCACCCTGCAACCTTTGCAATTGCTGGCCGCACAGCCGGGCTCGCCCGCCCTGATGCAAGCATTGGTGAATGCGGCCAATGGCGCATCCACCGGCTCGGGCCTTTCCTCGGCCATGCAAACAGCCGCAGCGCTGTCATCGACTACGGCAGCGGCTTTGCAAACGAGCAACGCTACAGGGCAAATGGCTACGCCCGGTATAGCCGATGAGCGCGCCAGTGCGGGCAAACTGCCAGTACTGCAAAACTGGTGGGTTCAACAAGGCAGCCTTCTCACGCCGCAAGGCGAGCGCGGTTTTTCGATCACGCTACAAGTGCCAAGCCATTGGGCACAGACCATGGGGGCAGCCGTGATCGGCAGCGCCAGCGCTGCACAAAGCACACCGCAAAGTGGCTTTGCCCCCACGTCAACAGGCCTGCGCATGCCGTGGCCTGAAGGCAGCATGCCCCCACCGTCGGGGCCCTTAGCCTTGGTGCTACAGGCACAGGGCGCCCCTGCCAGCCAGCGCACCAGTGCTTTGCTTTGGCTAGATTTGCAAACAGCCCCCCATGCACCCGCCAGCAGCGCCGCACTGCCTGTGACATCGCCGGCACCGGCGCTTGCACAAGAGATGCAGCAAGTGCTGCAAAACAAGGCCGACCCATGGCTGCTCATGTCCGCTGCTCAAGCGGCCAATGCGTTTGCTCTGACGCGTCCACCGCTAGGCGAGCACCGCTCTCATCTATGCACCACCGAGGGCTGCCAATACCAAGGGCGCGCGCCTTGCGCACAGCCGTTTTGCACGGAGATGAATCGCATCTGGGCTAGCACGCGCATGGAGCCGATCTGA
- a CDS encoding homocysteine S-methyltransferase family protein produces the protein MSQLHTTPAYTRAQDLPATLAKRLVILDGAMGTMIQRFKLGEAQYRGQGYAGADGAGDRFTDFAYDVKGNNELLSITRPDVISDIHEKYLAAGADLIETNTFGATTIAQDDYHMADLAYEMNLKSAQLARAACDKYSTPDHKRYVAGALGPTPKTASISPDVNDPAARNVTFESLRKAYLEQTLALIEGGSDVILVETIFDTLNAKAALFAVDEAFEQTGERLPIMISGTVTDASGRILSGQTVTAFWHSVRHANPLSIGLNCALGATLMRPYVQELAKAAPDTFISCYPNAGLPNPMSDTGFDETPEITSRLVHEFAAEGLVNIVGGCCGTTPDHIGAIAKAMESTPTRRLFYPAEA, from the coding sequence ATGAGCCAGCTGCACACCACCCCCGCCTACACCCGAGCCCAGGACCTGCCTGCCACGCTTGCCAAGCGCCTTGTCATTCTGGACGGTGCCATGGGCACCATGATTCAGCGTTTCAAGCTGGGCGAGGCCCAGTACCGCGGCCAAGGCTATGCCGGTGCCGATGGTGCGGGCGACCGCTTCACGGACTTCGCCTACGACGTCAAGGGCAACAATGAGCTGTTGTCGATCACTCGCCCCGATGTGATCAGCGACATCCATGAAAAATATTTGGCCGCTGGTGCCGATCTGATCGAGACCAACACCTTTGGTGCGACCACGATTGCGCAGGATGACTATCACATGGCCGATCTGGCCTATGAGATGAACCTGAAAAGCGCCCAGCTGGCCCGCGCGGCTTGCGACAAGTACAGCACGCCCGATCACAAGCGCTATGTGGCCGGCGCTCTGGGCCCCACGCCCAAGACTGCCTCCATCAGCCCCGATGTGAACGACCCTGCGGCGCGAAACGTCACGTTTGAATCGCTGCGCAAAGCCTATCTGGAGCAGACGCTGGCGCTGATCGAAGGCGGCTCGGATGTGATTTTGGTCGAGACGATTTTCGACACCTTGAACGCCAAGGCCGCTTTGTTTGCGGTCGATGAAGCGTTTGAGCAAACCGGCGAGCGCCTGCCCATCATGATCAGCGGCACGGTGACCGATGCTTCGGGCCGTATCCTGAGCGGCCAGACCGTGACCGCCTTCTGGCACAGCGTGCGCCATGCCAATCCGCTGTCCATTGGCCTGAACTGCGCGCTGGGTGCCACGCTGATGCGCCCCTATGTGCAAGAGCTAGCCAAGGCTGCGCCTGATACCTTCATCAGCTGCTACCCCAATGCTGGCCTGCCCAACCCCATGAGCGATACCGGCTTTGACGAAACGCCCGAGATCACCAGCCGCTTGGTGCATGAGTTCGCGGCAGAAGGCTTGGTCAACATCGTGGGCGGCTGCTGCGGCACCACGCCTGACCATATTGGCGCCATTGCCAAGGCCATGGAATCGACTCCAACGCGTCGCCTGTTCTACCCTGCTGAAGCCTGA
- the alkB gene encoding DNA oxidative demethylase AlkB produces MSLPQFEPEAQPPEIIDEGAVLLRGFAAASELRWIEAVQALQAQASFRVMQVPGGKSMSVAITNAGDWGWVSDLQGYRYSAVDPLTGKAWPAIPAFLHEQAVAAAAAAGCSDFAPDACLINRYQSGARMGLHRDQDEADFSAPIVSVSLGLPCTFLWGGLARQNPIKRFVLTHGDVVVWGGPSRLVFHGVSPLKDGLHHLLGSERWNLTFRMAKRRL; encoded by the coding sequence ATGAGCCTGCCGCAGTTCGAGCCCGAAGCCCAGCCGCCCGAAATCATTGACGAGGGCGCTGTGCTGCTGCGCGGCTTTGCAGCGGCGTCAGAGCTGCGCTGGATTGAGGCGGTTCAAGCCTTGCAGGCGCAGGCATCGTTCAGGGTCATGCAGGTTCCCGGTGGCAAGTCCATGTCGGTAGCGATCACCAATGCAGGTGACTGGGGCTGGGTGTCTGATCTGCAGGGCTACCGTTACAGCGCCGTCGATCCTCTGACTGGCAAAGCCTGGCCTGCCATCCCTGCCTTTTTGCATGAACAGGCGGTGGCAGCTGCCGCTGCGGCCGGTTGTTCGGACTTTGCGCCGGATGCTTGCCTGATCAACCGCTACCAGAGCGGTGCCCGAATGGGCCTGCACCGCGATCAGGATGAGGCCGACTTTTCTGCGCCCATCGTTTCCGTCTCACTCGGTTTGCCCTGCACCTTTCTCTGGGGCGGGTTGGCGCGTCAGAACCCCATCAAGCGTTTTGTGCTGACCCATGGCGATGTGGTGGTCTGGGGCGGGCCTTCGCGGCTGGTGTTTCATGGCGTCAGCCCGCTCAAGGATGGCTTGCATCACCTGCTGGGCAGCGAGCGCTGGAACCTGACGTTTCGCATGGCCAAGCGCAGGCTCTGA
- the hutG gene encoding N-formylglutamate deformylase produces MSESMPPFIFHQGHAPLLISMPHTGTHVPGDIAAKLTPEGREVHDTDWHMPALYDFAKALGASILIATHSRYVIDLNRPPDGASLYPGQSVTGLCPVDGFDSKPLYVSKDFEPDEAEIARRRALYWQPYHAQLRAELDRIKHQHGVAMLWDAHSIRSVLPRFFEGKLPDMNLGTADGKSCDPALAQQLQDIAQQAPSHTSVLNGRFKGGYITRNYGQPEQCFHAVQLEMTQSSYMQEQMPFDYLPETAARIQPTMQHLLQAVLAFAQSQRCPTS; encoded by the coding sequence ATGAGTGAATCCATGCCACCTTTCATCTTTCATCAAGGTCATGCGCCGCTGCTAATTTCCATGCCGCATACCGGCACCCATGTGCCGGGCGACATAGCCGCCAAGCTCACGCCAGAGGGGCGCGAAGTGCATGACACAGACTGGCATATGCCAGCGCTCTATGACTTTGCCAAGGCGCTGGGTGCCTCCATCCTCATCGCCACGCATTCGCGCTATGTGATCGACCTGAACCGCCCGCCAGATGGTGCCAGTCTCTATCCGGGTCAGAGCGTGACGGGGCTATGCCCTGTTGATGGTTTTGATAGCAAGCCTCTGTATGTGAGCAAGGACTTCGAGCCTGATGAGGCAGAAATCGCTCGCCGCCGCGCGCTGTACTGGCAGCCCTACCACGCGCAGCTACGCGCTGAGCTGGACCGTATCAAGCACCAGCATGGCGTGGCCATGCTATGGGATGCGCACAGCATCCGCTCGGTACTGCCGCGTTTTTTTGAAGGCAAGTTGCCTGATATGAACTTGGGCACGGCTGACGGCAAGAGCTGCGATCCTGCTCTGGCCCAGCAACTGCAGGACATTGCGCAGCAAGCACCCAGCCACACCAGCGTTCTCAACGGACGCTTCAAAGGTGGCTACATCACGCGCAACTACGGCCAGCCTGAGCAGTGCTTTCACGCGGTGCAGCTGGAGATGACGCAGTCGAGCTATATGCAAGAGCAGATGCCGTTTGACTACCTGCCAGAGACTGCGGCGCGCATTCAGCCCACCATGCAGCACCTGCTGCAGGCCGTGTTGGCGTTTGCACAGAGCCAGCGCTGCCCTACTAGCTGA
- a CDS encoding FAD-binding oxidoreductase, whose amino-acid sequence MSQEQFLNELISTLGADVVLRGADAPERYHTDWSGTPPQLPLALIRPRTTEEVSAALRLCSAHKVGVVPLGGMTGLAGAATPTQGAVALSLDRMNSIEDINTQTGLMQVQAGVTLQAVQEAAVAQGMVFGVDLGARGSCQIGGNVSTNAGGNGVLQHGMMREQVLGLEVVLADGSVLPMLRPMIKNNTGYDLKQLFIGAEGTLGVITRVLLRLRPTPKATATTLVAMPDFDSALAVLKRMQAHFGNNVAAYELMWDSFVQASLSWLKLSAPFAERHPMLALINVDGKNEAQLQTEIEQVLEEAMEAGEVLDAIVAQSVAQAQQLWKLREAPAELNNNMHPAINFDVSLPQADIGRFADACEAAFTARWPQKHSLYFGHVGDGNLHVSVDGATVNGECDAVEAELYCLVGEFKGSVSAEHGIGLHKKPYLNNSRSPAEMAAMRAIKLALDPLGLMNPGKVFEL is encoded by the coding sequence ATGTCTCAAGAACAATTTCTCAATGAACTGATTTCCACTCTGGGCGCTGATGTGGTGCTGCGCGGCGCCGATGCGCCCGAGCGCTACCACACGGATTGGAGCGGCACGCCGCCCCAATTGCCACTGGCCTTGATTCGCCCCCGCACGACCGAGGAAGTCAGCGCGGCACTACGCCTGTGTTCAGCCCACAAAGTGGGCGTGGTGCCGCTAGGCGGCATGACCGGGCTGGCTGGCGCTGCCACGCCCACACAGGGCGCGGTGGCGCTGTCGCTTGACCGCATGAACAGCATTGAAGACATCAACACCCAGACGGGGCTGATGCAGGTGCAGGCTGGGGTGACACTGCAGGCCGTGCAAGAAGCGGCTGTGGCGCAAGGCATGGTGTTTGGCGTGGATTTGGGTGCGCGCGGCAGCTGCCAAATTGGCGGCAATGTATCGACCAACGCCGGCGGCAACGGTGTGCTGCAGCACGGCATGATGCGCGAGCAGGTGCTGGGGCTGGAGGTGGTGCTGGCCGATGGCTCGGTGCTGCCCATGCTGCGCCCCATGATCAAGAACAACACGGGCTACGACCTCAAGCAGCTCTTCATCGGCGCTGAAGGCACGCTTGGCGTGATCACCCGCGTGCTGCTGCGTCTGCGCCCCACTCCAAAAGCCACGGCAACTACCTTGGTCGCCATGCCTGATTTTGATTCGGCTTTGGCCGTTCTCAAACGCATGCAAGCGCACTTTGGCAACAACGTCGCCGCGTATGAGCTGATGTGGGACAGCTTTGTGCAGGCATCGCTCTCTTGGCTCAAGCTGTCGGCCCCGTTTGCCGAACGCCACCCCATGCTGGCGCTGATCAATGTGGATGGCAAAAACGAAGCGCAGCTGCAGACTGAAATTGAGCAAGTGCTGGAAGAAGCCATGGAGGCGGGCGAGGTGCTGGACGCCATCGTCGCCCAGTCTGTGGCGCAGGCCCAGCAGCTGTGGAAGCTGCGCGAAGCCCCGGCCGAGCTCAACAACAATATGCACCCGGCCATCAACTTTGATGTGAGCCTGCCGCAGGCCGACATTGGCCGTTTTGCGGATGCCTGCGAAGCCGCTTTCACCGCGCGCTGGCCGCAAAAGCATTCGCTGTACTTCGGCCATGTGGGTGACGGCAATCTGCATGTCTCTGTCGATGGCGCCACCGTGAACGGCGAATGCGATGCCGTAGAAGCCGAGCTGTACTGCCTGGTGGGCGAGTTCAAGGGCAGTGTCTCTGCCGAGCATGGCATTGGCCTGCACAAAAAACCGTACCTGAACAACAGCCGCAGCCCTGCCGAAATGGCCGCCATGCGCGCCATCAAACTGGCGCTGGACCCGCTGGGATTGATGAACCCGGGCAAGGTGTTTGAGCTGTGA
- the recQ gene encoding DNA helicase RecQ, protein MSSAHSILQAVFGYEQFRGPQQAIVSHVINGGDALVLMPTGGGKSLCYQVPAIARQELGHGVTIVVSPLIALMHDQVGALHEAGISAAFLNSTLSYDETQEVELRLQSGDITLLYVAPERLNTPRFLGLLDDLLAQGKLSLFAIDEAHCVSQWGHDFRPEYRALTVLHQRFASVPRIALTATADALTRADIIERLQLEEAQHFISSFDRPNIRYKIAEKKDVTNQLLRFIEREHEGEAGVVYCQSRKRVEELAQTLAQSGINALPYHAGLPQETRQNNQDRFLREEGVVMCATIAFGMGINKPDVRFVAHVDMPKNIEGYYQETGRAGRDGLPADAWMAYGLSDVVNQRRMIDESPAEEQFKQVMRGKLDALLGLAEATDCRRIRLLAYFGEDYGQEPNLDGKPLQSVGRTHCGNCDNCLEPPALWDGTDAARKLLSTIFRVHEASNLTYGAGHIMDVLRGKETDKVAQLGHEKISTFGIGKDYTEPQLRAVMRQLLATGALGLHKVVSENSGHVFDTLCLAPGSRAVLKGEVQVQLREAVAASRSKKPSKKSAANAAAINLGPDAQVRFINLKAWRAEVAKSHNLPAYVIFHDATLAAIAELNPQSLQALQGVSGMGTKKLDAYGYEVLRVVALG, encoded by the coding sequence GTGTCTTCCGCACATTCCATTCTGCAAGCCGTTTTTGGCTACGAGCAATTCCGTGGCCCGCAGCAGGCCATCGTCTCGCATGTCATCAACGGCGGCGATGCACTGGTGCTCATGCCCACGGGCGGCGGCAAGTCGCTGTGCTATCAGGTTCCCGCCATTGCGCGCCAAGAGTTGGGCCATGGGGTGACGATTGTGGTGTCGCCGCTGATTGCGCTAATGCACGATCAAGTCGGTGCGCTGCACGAGGCAGGCATCAGCGCCGCCTTTTTGAACTCAACCCTCAGCTACGACGAAACGCAAGAGGTTGAACTGCGCCTGCAAAGCGGCGACATCACTTTGCTTTACGTAGCGCCCGAGCGTTTGAATACGCCGCGCTTTTTGGGCTTGCTGGACGACCTGCTGGCGCAGGGCAAGCTGTCGCTTTTTGCGATTGATGAGGCGCATTGCGTAAGCCAGTGGGGCCACGACTTCCGCCCCGAATATCGGGCTCTGACGGTACTGCACCAGCGCTTTGCCAGCGTGCCGCGCATTGCGCTGACAGCCACGGCGGATGCGTTAACGCGTGCCGACATCATTGAGCGCTTGCAGCTGGAAGAGGCGCAGCACTTCATCAGCAGCTTTGACCGCCCCAATATTCGCTACAAGATTGCCGAGAAAAAAGACGTTACCAACCAACTGCTGCGCTTTATCGAGCGCGAGCACGAGGGCGAGGCAGGCGTGGTCTATTGCCAGTCGCGCAAGCGCGTAGAAGAGCTGGCGCAGACGCTGGCACAAAGTGGCATCAACGCGCTGCCCTATCACGCAGGTCTGCCGCAAGAAACGCGGCAAAACAATCAAGATCGCTTTTTGCGGGAAGAAGGCGTGGTGATGTGTGCCACCATCGCCTTTGGCATGGGCATCAACAAGCCCGATGTGCGCTTTGTGGCCCATGTGGACATGCCCAAGAACATCGAAGGCTACTACCAAGAAACCGGCCGCGCAGGCCGCGACGGCTTGCCAGCAGATGCATGGATGGCCTATGGCCTCTCCGACGTCGTCAACCAGCGCCGCATGATTGACGAGAGCCCCGCTGAAGAGCAGTTCAAGCAAGTCATGCGCGGCAAGCTCGATGCGCTGCTGGGCCTGGCCGAGGCCACTGACTGCCGCCGTATACGCCTGCTGGCCTATTTTGGCGAGGACTATGGGCAAGAACCTAATCTGGATGGCAAGCCGCTGCAGTCCGTGGGCCGCACCCACTGCGGCAACTGCGACAACTGCTTGGAGCCGCCAGCCCTTTGGGATGGCACGGACGCGGCGCGCAAGCTGCTGTCCACCATCTTTCGCGTGCATGAGGCCAGCAACCTGACGTATGGCGCAGGCCACATCATGGATGTGCTGCGTGGCAAAGAAACGGACAAAGTGGCGCAGCTTGGCCACGAGAAAATCTCTACCTTTGGTATTGGCAAAGACTACACAGAACCCCAGTTGCGCGCCGTGATGCGTCAGCTGCTCGCCACAGGTGCGTTGGGTCTGCACAAGGTGGTGAGCGAGAACAGCGGCCATGTGTTTGACACGCTGTGCCTGGCCCCCGGCTCGCGTGCCGTACTCAAGGGCGAAGTGCAGGTACAGCTGCGCGAAGCCGTTGCCGCATCGCGCAGTAAAAAGCCGAGCAAGAAGTCCGCCGCAAATGCCGCAGCCATCAATTTGGGGCCGGATGCGCAAGTGCGCTTCATCAACCTCAAAGCATGGCGCGCCGAGGTTGCCAAGTCGCACAATCTGCCCGCTTATGTGATCTTCCACGATGCCACGCTGGCAGCCATTGCCGAGCTCAACCCCCAGTCGCTGCAGGCGCTACAAGGGGTGAGCGGCATGGGCACCAAAAAGCTGGATGCTTATGGCTACGAGGTGCTGCGCGTGGTGGCGCTAGGCTAA
- the alr gene encoding alanine racemase translates to MPRPIIATIHPEAVRHNLAKVQQAVPDAKLWAVIKANAYGHGIENVFEGLRATDGFAMLDLDEAQRVRNLGWRGPILLLEGVFELRDLEICSRLGLWHAVHCDEQIDWLAAHKTQIGHRVFLKMNSGMNRLGFTPERFRAAYARLNALTQVEEISFMTHFSDADVAHGIDHQLKTFHEVTLDLPGERSISNSAATLLHGAESDVRCDWVRPGIVLYGSSPDFPAHDAAHWGLEPTMTLSSKIIATQDLAVGDTVGYGSNFECKEPLRLGVVACGYADGYPRVCPTGTPVLVEGVRTRTLGRVSMDMMAVDLTPIPQAKVGSEVTLWGRARNGAVLPIDEVAAAAGTLSYELMCAVAPRVPKVVEGAGK, encoded by the coding sequence ATGCCCCGTCCCATTATTGCCACCATTCACCCTGAAGCCGTTCGCCACAATCTGGCAAAAGTGCAGCAAGCCGTACCCGATGCCAAGTTGTGGGCCGTGATCAAAGCCAACGCTTATGGTCACGGTATTGAAAACGTATTTGAGGGCCTGAGAGCGACAGACGGCTTTGCCATGCTGGACCTTGATGAAGCCCAGCGCGTGCGCAATCTGGGCTGGCGAGGCCCTATTTTGCTACTTGAAGGCGTCTTCGAGCTGCGTGATCTGGAAATTTGCTCGCGCCTTGGTCTGTGGCACGCAGTTCACTGCGACGAGCAAATCGACTGGCTGGCCGCGCACAAAACGCAAATTGGCCACCGCGTATTCCTCAAAATGAACAGCGGTATGAACCGGCTGGGCTTTACGCCCGAGCGTTTTCGTGCGGCCTATGCCCGCCTCAATGCGCTCACACAGGTTGAAGAAATTTCCTTCATGACCCACTTCAGTGATGCGGATGTAGCGCATGGCATAGACCACCAGCTCAAAACGTTCCATGAAGTCACGCTGGACCTGCCTGGCGAGCGCAGCATCAGCAACAGCGCCGCAACCTTGCTGCACGGCGCTGAAAGCGATGTGCGCTGCGACTGGGTGCGCCCCGGCATCGTTCTGTACGGCAGCTCGCCCGACTTCCCTGCCCACGATGCAGCGCACTGGGGGCTGGAGCCCACCATGACGCTGTCCTCAAAAATCATAGCTACGCAAGATCTGGCTGTGGGCGACACCGTGGGCTACGGCTCAAACTTTGAATGCAAAGAGCCGCTGCGCTTGGGCGTCGTGGCCTGCGGTTATGCAGATGGCTACCCGCGCGTGTGCCCCACAGGAACGCCCGTGCTGGTCGAGGGTGTGCGCACCCGCACGCTGGGCCGCGTCAGCATGGACATGATGGCCGTAGACCTGACGCCCATCCCCCAAGCCAAGGTTGGCAGTGAAGTCACGCTATGGGGCCGAGCCCGCAATGGCGCAGTGCTGCCCATTGATGAGGTGGCTGCCGCCGCAGGCACGCTGAGCTATGAGCTGATGTGCGCTGTAGCCCCCCGCGTGCCCAAGGTGGTGGAAGGCGCGGGCAAATAA
- the lplT gene encoding lysophospholipid transporter LplT — translation MKRGFYTIMSAQFFSSLADNALFVTAVELLRANGAPEWQRAALVPMFALFYVVLAPFVGAFADAMPKGRVMLISNGIKVVGCLMMLFGHHPLIAYAVIGLGAAAYSPAKYGILTELLPSSQLVKANGWIEGLTITSIILGVLVGGQLVGPFISQHLLALDFPYFDTGVDTPAEAAIAVLIVFYVIAAWFNLHIPLTGTALRPLREDPSKSLFGNLLSLLPDFWRCNKRLWSDKLGQISLSTTTLFWGASGNLRYIVLAWGGVALGYSTTQASALVGVVAIGTAVGAVLASMRMRLDNATRVIPMGVLMGVLVVGMIFIDHLWVAVPFLILLGGLGGFLVVPMNALLQHRGHNLMGSGRSIAVQNFNEQLAILAMGGLYSLSTKMGMSAFGAITVFGLIVAGTMMLIGYWHWSNCKKHPAEVEKLLGIARNDHH, via the coding sequence ATGAAGCGCGGTTTCTACACCATCATGTCAGCGCAGTTTTTCAGCTCGCTGGCAGACAACGCCTTGTTTGTGACCGCTGTTGAGCTGTTGCGCGCCAATGGTGCCCCTGAATGGCAGCGTGCTGCCTTGGTGCCTATGTTCGCTCTGTTCTATGTGGTTCTGGCACCTTTTGTGGGCGCATTCGCCGACGCCATGCCCAAGGGCCGGGTCATGCTCATCAGCAACGGCATCAAGGTTGTTGGCTGTTTGATGATGCTCTTTGGCCATCACCCTTTGATTGCTTATGCGGTAATCGGGTTGGGTGCGGCGGCTTATTCGCCGGCCAAGTACGGCATCTTGACGGAGCTGCTGCCCTCGTCCCAGTTGGTCAAGGCCAATGGCTGGATTGAGGGGCTGACTATCACCTCCATCATCTTGGGCGTGCTTGTGGGCGGCCAGTTGGTTGGGCCTTTCATCTCTCAACATCTGCTGGCGCTGGATTTCCCGTATTTCGACACCGGTGTGGACACCCCTGCCGAAGCGGCAATTGCGGTGCTGATCGTGTTTTATGTGATTGCCGCTTGGTTCAATCTGCATATTCCGCTGACAGGCACAGCGCTGCGCCCGCTGCGTGAAGACCCGAGCAAAAGCCTGTTTGGCAACTTGCTAAGCCTGTTGCCAGACTTCTGGCGCTGCAACAAGCGTCTGTGGAGCGATAAGCTGGGCCAGATTTCGCTTTCCACAACCACGCTGTTCTGGGGTGCTTCAGGCAATTTGCGTTACATCGTGTTGGCGTGGGGCGGTGTGGCCTTGGGTTACAGCACCACCCAAGCCTCAGCGCTGGTGGGTGTGGTGGCTATTGGTACGGCCGTGGGTGCGGTGCTCGCATCGATGCGCATGCGCTTAGATAACGCCACACGCGTGATCCCCATGGGGGTGCTCATGGGCGTACTCGTGGTGGGCATGATCTTTATCGACCACCTCTGGGTAGCGGTGCCTTTCCTAATCTTGCTGGGTGGACTGGGCGGCTTTTTGGTGGTGCCCATGAACGCACTGCTGCAGCACCGCGGACACAACCTCATGGGTTCGGGTCGCTCGATTGCGGTGCAAAACTTCAATGAGCAACTGGCTATTTTGGCCATGGGTGGGCTTTACAGCTTGTCGACCAAGATGGGCATGTCGGCTTTTGGCGCCATTACGGTGTTTGGCCTGATTGTGGCGGGCACCATGATGCTGATCGGTTATTGGCACTGGAGTAACTGCAAAAAGCACCCTGCCGAAGTGGAAAAATTGCTGGGAATTGCCCGCAACGATCACCACTGA
- a CDS encoding DMT family transporter translates to MHSPLPIFALLINAFIWGLSWWPFRLMHDAGLHPLWATAFMYALVLIGLVALRPQALKMAWQYPVLILLAASSGMNNVAFNWAVTVGDVVRVILLFYLMPAWAVLLAWKLLGERPTSTALLRLLLAFGGVILVLLPADASLTGLFAGLSLADALAVFGGFMFALTNVLLRRFQSIPTQARMLAMFAGCMSMGLAVALVTSCMGGVPNFPAFDANWLMVALGMAVLLVLGNWALQFGAAHLPSSITSIVMLSEVVFASVSAVLIAHEALSMRTLAGGALIMAAALLAALGRARQK, encoded by the coding sequence ATGCATAGTCCACTTCCCATCTTTGCCTTGCTGATCAATGCTTTCATTTGGGGGCTGTCATGGTGGCCGTTTCGGCTAATGCACGACGCGGGTCTGCACCCGCTGTGGGCTACTGCCTTTATGTATGCGCTGGTGTTGATAGGCCTTGTTGCGCTGCGCCCTCAAGCGCTCAAGATGGCTTGGCAATACCCTGTGCTGATCTTGCTGGCCGCCAGCTCTGGCATGAACAACGTGGCCTTCAACTGGGCCGTTACCGTGGGCGACGTGGTGCGCGTCATCTTGCTGTTTTATCTCATGCCTGCGTGGGCGGTGCTACTGGCTTGGAAGCTGCTGGGCGAGCGCCCCACATCTACGGCCTTGCTGCGCCTGTTGCTGGCATTTGGCGGCGTGATACTGGTGCTGTTGCCGGCTGATGCATCATTGACCGGCTTGTTTGCCGGTCTGTCCTTGGCTGATGCGCTGGCCGTGTTTGGCGGCTTTATGTTTGCGCTGACCAATGTGCTGCTGCGCCGCTTTCAAAGCATTCCAACGCAGGCTCGCATGCTGGCCATGTTTGCGGGTTGCATGAGTATGGGCTTGGCGGTGGCACTTGTGACCAGTTGCATGGGGGGAGTGCCGAACTTTCCGGCCTTTGACGCCAATTGGCTGATGGTGGCGCTAGGCATGGCGGTATTGCTGGTGCTGGGTAACTGGGCGCTGCAGTTTGGCGCGGCGCATCTGCCTTCGAGCATTACCTCCATCGTGATGTTGAGCGAGGTGGTCTTTGCCAGCGTTTCTGCGGTGCTCATTGCCCATGAAGCACTATCCATGCGCACGTTAGCTGGCGGCGCACTCATCATGGCTGCAGCCTTGCTTGCGGCGCTGGGCCGGGCTCGCCAAAAATAA